In Carya illinoinensis cultivar Pawnee chromosome 16, C.illinoinensisPawnee_v1, whole genome shotgun sequence, a single window of DNA contains:
- the LOC122298402 gene encoding uncharacterized acetyltransferase At3g50280-like produces the protein MSKPPRVRHISECFIKPEYASEESKQPLYLSPWDLAMLSVNYIQKGLFYKKPPASDDQDQAFVKTLLDRLKSSLALALVHFYPLSGRLVTQNNENPPSCLVFVDCNNSPGAKFIHAALDMKIADILSPTDVPSVVQSLFDHDRAINHDGHTMALLSIQMTELKDGIFIGCSINHSIADGTSYWHFFNSWSEIFQADGNNVSLSRPPIHKRWFPDGYGPIINLPFTHPDEFTSRYEAPELRERMFHFSSESIAKLKARANAENNTNRISSFQSLSALVWRCITRARRLPHDQITHCRMATNNRTRIDPPFSPDYFGNSIHVVAGVATAGELLEQSLGWAAWKLNQAVLNHSDKIVRGWLDAWLQSPTVHQLNRLFDRYSVMMGSSPRFNMYGNEFGMGKAVALRSGYANKFDGKVSSYPGYEGGGSVDLEFCLPPDSMRALESDEEFMDAVSLSNRLH, from the coding sequence ATGTCGAAACCTCCCAGAGTTCGACACATCTCAGAATGCTTTATCAAACCAGAATATGCATCGGAAGAGTCGAAGCAACCCTTATACCTGTCGCCATGGGATCTTGCCATGCTCTCTGTGAACTACATACAAAAGGGCCTTTTTTACAAGAAGCCTCCCGCATCAGATGACCAAGATCAAGCCTTCGTCAAGACTCTCTTGGACCGGTTGAAGAGCTCCCTCGCCCTCGCCCTTGTCCATTTTTATCCACTTTCCGGTCGCCTTGTGacacaaaataatgaaaaccCACCTTCCTGCTTGGTTTTCGTTGATTGCAATAACAGTCCTGGAGCTAAATTTATCCACGCAGCGCTAGACATGAAAATAGCAGACATCCTTTCACCGACAGATGTCCCATCTGTTGTTCAATCGTTATTTGATCATGACAGAGCGATCAATCATGATGGGCATACAATGGCTCTGCTTTCCATTCAAATGACAGAGCTCAAAGATGGCATTTTTATAGGCTGTTCCATCAACCATTCAATTGCAGATGGAACATCTTATTGGCATTTCTTTAACTCCTGGTCTGAGATCTTTCAGGCAGATGGAAATAATGTTTCCCTTTCGCGTCCACCTATCCATAAAAGATGGTTTCCTGATGGATATGGTCCAATCATCAACCTCCCTTTCACCCACCCAGATGAGTTCACAAGCAGGTATGAAGCACCCGAACTCAGAGAGAGGATGTTCCATTTCTCATCAGAATCCATAGCCAAGCTCAAAGCCAGGGCCAATGCAGAGAACAACACAAACAGAATCTCATCCTTCCAATCCTTGTCGGCACTTGTCTGGAGGTGCATAACTCGTGCACGCCGTCTTCCACACGACCAAATAACCCATTGCAGGATGGCCACCAATAACAGAACAAGAATCGATCCACCCTTTTCTCCCGACTACTTTGGGAACTCGATTCATGTGGTGGCAGGAGTAGCCACAGCAGGGGAATTGCTTGAGCAGAGTCTTGGGTGGGCGGCATGGAAGTTGAACCAGGCCGTGCTTAACCACTCTGACAAGATTGTGCGTGGATGGCTCGACGCCTGGCTGCAGTCTCCGACCGTTCATCAACTTAATCGGCTATTTGACCGTTACAGCGTGATGATGGGGAGTTCACCTAGATTCAACATGTACGGGAATGAATTTGGAATGGGGAAAGCAGTGGCACTTCGCAGTGGATATGCAAACAAGTTTGATGGGAAAGTTTCATCATACCCGGGATATGAGGGAGGAGGAAGCGTAGATTTGGAGTTTTGCCTTCCACCAGATTCAATGAGAGCTCTGGAATCTGACGAGGAATTCATGGATGCTGTCTCTCTTTCCAATCGGCTGCACTAA